From a single Populus trichocarpa isolate Nisqually-1 chromosome 17, P.trichocarpa_v4.1, whole genome shotgun sequence genomic region:
- the LOC18107246 gene encoding membrane-anchored ubiquitin-fold protein 4, translated as MPEEEEELVELKFRLYDGSDIGPFRYSLASTVAMLKERIVADWPKDKKIAPKAANDIKLINAGKILENNKTVGQCRVPFGNLPKEIITMHVVVQPSLAKAKAEKKVDEAPRKNFCSCSIL; from the exons ATgccagaggaggaggaggagttaGTAGAACTCAAGTTTAGATTGTACGATGGATCGGATATCGGTCCGTTTAGATATTCACTAGCATCCACTGTTGCTATGCTCAAAGAAAGAATCGTCGCCGACTGGCCAAAAG ataaaaaaattgcaccCAAGGCAGCAAATGACATCAAACTGATAAATGCTGGGAAAATCTTGGAAAACAACAAGACTGTTGGCCAGTGTAGGGTTCCTTTTGGGAACCTCCCGAAAGAGATCATCACCATGCATGTTGTAGTGCAGCCATCTttagcaaaagcaaaagcag AGAAAAAGGTGGACGAGGCCCCAAGAAAAAATTTCTGTTCATGTTCTATACTATAA
- the LOC18107247 gene encoding exocyst complex component EXO70B1 — MEKELSEKHPPEKQLSNNSDSYVNKENGTNIITNLNANHDDHPETETCDLLVSQSPKTEVKVEESDNISHEIEEVHQEEKESDEKIEDSPPTPPEINYTIETVSLDIDQFLITLSSTPKDAIETIDGESKEEKDGKVSIEIPVFVEKILDLVEEKVANHDLNEGKRKWGQNPEEDSSFLEGINRISKLTSSIDKLRPDPNPAALINRIGGIQQQAMTCLENEFKVILEDIKHSDQDPTNDAKGKQHEADHSVVQESESIETDNVLGYSDYAVSILNRIAKAMIEGGFESECCQLYMMIRGQAFDECFIETGFEKISIDEVQRMPWEALEREIPIWIKAVKECASIYFVEELKLAEAIFSDYSSISSNLFSNLIRTVMIQLLNFAEGVAMTKRSAEKLFKFLDMYETLRDSLPAMGALFSEEYENELKTETTTARCRIGEAAIYIFCDLENSIKSDTGKTPVPGGAVHPLTRYTMNYLKYGGEYKATLEQLFREHSKIERADSTSRPRFEGETQNSNNDIAEENQSPFSNQLMRVMDLLDSNLGANSKLYKDIALSCIFMMNNGRYIVQKIKGSTEIHQMIGDTWCRRKSSELRNYHKNYQRETWSKLLSCLGHEGLQVNGKVIKPVLKERFKSFNMLFDEIHKTQSSWVVSDDQLQSELRVSISAVVIPAYRSFLGRFSQYLTSGRQSEKYIKYQAEDLETSIDELFDGNPASVVRKRP, encoded by the coding sequence atggaaaaagaactGTCTGAAAAACATCCACCTGAGAAACAGCTCTCTAATAATTCAGACAGTTATGTCAACAAAGAAAATGGCACCAATATTATTACCAATCTCAATGCCAATCACGATGATCACCCTGAAACTGAAACCTGTGATCTGCTGGTGTCCCAGTCACCTAAAACAGAGGTTAAAGTGGAAGAATCAGACAACATAAGTCATGAGATTGAGGAAGTTCATcaagaggagaaagaaagtgatgaaaaaattgaagacaGCCCTCCTACTCCTCCAGAAATTAATTATACCATTGAAACTGTCTCTCTAGATATTGATCAGTTTCTTATAACATTGTCATCCACTCCAAAAGATGCAATAGAGACAATTGATGGAGaatcaaaagaagagaaagatggGAAGGTTTCCATAGAGATTCCTgtgtttgttgaaaaaattttagATCTTGTTGAAGAAAAGGTGGCAAATCATGACTTGAATGAAGGGAAAAGGAAGTGGGGTCAAAATCCTGAGGAGGATTCATCTTTTCTTGAAGGTATAAATCGAATTTCCAAGCTAACATCTTCCATTGATAAATTGAGACCCGATCCAAATCCTGCAGCATTGATCAACCGCATTGGAGGAATTCAGCAACAAGCAATGACATGCTTGGAGAATGAATTCAAGGTCATTCTTGAAGATATTAAACACAGTGATCAAGATCCTACTAATGATGCAAAAGGGAAACAACATGAAGCTGATCACAGCGTAGTGCAGGAATCTGAATCAATAGAAACTGACAACGTTTTAGGATATTCTGATTATGCTGTTTCCATTTTGAATAGAATTGCGAAGGCTATGATTGAAGGAGGATTTGAATCTGAATGTTGCCAACTGTACATGATGATTAGGGGGCAAGCATTTGATGAGTGTTTCATTGAGACAGGATTTGAGAAGATCAGCATTGATGAGGTGCAAAGGATGCCATGGGAAGCATTGGAGAGAGAGATCCCTATATGGATCAAGGCCGTCAAGGAATGTGCAAGCATTTACTTCGTGGAAGAGCTAAAGCTCGCCGAGGCCATTTTCTCCGATTATTCCTCGATCTCCTCTAACCTTTTTAGCAATCTTATACGCACTGTGATGATCCAGCTTCTCAATTTTGCTGAAGGAGTTGCAATGACAAAGCGCTCGGCAGAAAAGTTATTCAAGTTTCTTGACATGTACGAAACTTTGCGCGACAGTCTTCCAGCCATGGGGGCTTTGTTTTCGGAGGAATATGAAAATGAGCTTAAAACAGAGACAACGACAGCTCGGTGTCGGATTGGAGAGGCTGCCATCTATATATTTTGTGATTTGGAGAATTCAATCAAGTCTGATACAGGAAAAACTCCAGTGCCTGGTGGTGCAGTACACCCGTTGACTCGCTACACGATGAATTATTTGAAGTATGGAGGTGAATACAAGGCAACTCTTGAGCAACTCTTTCGAGAACATTCAAAGATCGAACGAGCTGATTCAACAAGTAGACCACGTTTCGAAGGCGAGACTCAAAACTCCAACAATGACATCGCTGAAGAAAATCAGTCtccattttcaaatcaattgaTGAGAGTTATGGATTTATTAGACTCAAATTTGGGGGCCAATTCGAAGCTTTATAAGGATATTGCGTTGAGCTGTATTTTCATGATGAATAACGGACGGTACATTGTGCAAAAGATCAAAGGATCCACAGAGATCCATCAAATGATAGGAGATACATGGTGCCGCAGGAAGTCTTCGGAGCTCAGGAACTATCATAAGAATTATCAAAGAGAGACGTGGAGCAAACTCCTCAGTTGTTTAGGCCACGAGGGACTGCAAGTGAATGGAAAAGTAATTAAGCCAGTGTTGAAAGAGAGGTTCAAGAGCTTCAACATGTTATTTGATGAGATCCACAAGACGCAAAGCTCATGGGTGGTGAGTGATGATCAACTTCAATCAGAGCTTAGAGTTTCTATATCAGCGGTGGTGATACCAGCTTACCGGTCCTTTTTGGGGAGGTTTTCACAATATTTAACCTCCGGAAGGCAATCGgaaaagtacataaaatatCAGGCTGAAGATTTAGAGACTTCCATTGATGAACTTTTTGATGGAAATCCTGCGTCCGTGGTCCGAAAGAGACCATAA